The genomic window taaatttaaaacgccATCTAAACATAAATATAGTTCTGTGCTTTCACATTGTGGTACTAGATATTTGGGtctaatgcattttgaatgtggGTGAAAAATGCATTAGACCATTCACAAAGCCTGGAGTCAGGAAAAGTATTGCCTCTTGCACCACTCACATTTTTATTGGTGAGCTATATAGATTTAATAGAATTTACAATTGTTGATTTACTCATTCACTAACAGTAAAGATCATTGATCAAAAGAATTATTTCAGATGTGCATCCCTAGTCCTTGGTGTGTCAGAAAATTCCCCTCCACTCCTTTATACTGAACATTTACCTATTGCACCAGGTAAATTAACATTGGCTCAAGAAACCAAAAATATACCGATGTTTGATCGTGCAAAATAAGAGATGCATTATTACTGCTCTCTCGATACACTGAATGAGAGAAAAGTATAATATGGCACAGTGCTGAGATCAAAAACTATGAATTGGCACAGTTAtgtagaagaaaaaataaagtatgcatattataaattcatatttgaatacaaaatatgTATGAAGTAAATCATTTATTGCTCAAGAATGAACCAAGGAGAAGTGGGGAGACCTAGTAATGATATCATGAATGAAGCTAGTAGCTATACTAATTGcgctaagtctgaaaatggtGGCACTCTGCTGTAAGAAATACTGTCACAGCCATTTACCCTGTGTCAAAGCTAAGTCACATTTGCGTACCCTGCtgttaaaatacaaacacagtgATCGGgacatataaatatacaattaaaaagATGGCACAAGGGGGAATGGGACTGAACAAACACTAGATATTAAACGAAGAAAAGAATGATCACATTGCTAGATAGCTATAATTTTCTGTGAGTTTCTTTCAAACAAAGCAAGACGTTGTACATACAATGGTTATATCAGTGTTCACGCGTCTAACTGTAGTGAAGAAAATAGGCTCAAAGTCAAAGATACAGGTCAAGCGTTCCACAAACCACAATCACAGATCCAATGGAAGGTGGAGGAGTCACAATTCATTGTTCTGATTGGATGGGAAGACAGATGGCATAAAAATTTCTTGACGTTGATCTACTCACCACATTTGGTTACGCCTCAAGGAAATGGAGTCTATCGACTTAAGAATGGCACAATTTTCCCTGTTCTTCTGCGTTATCTCCTCTTTTCAGTCCCTCATACCTCGCTCTCCAGACTGGAGAAATAGGCAGACCCTCTTCGGGAGCACAGGCTCTTGGACTtcaggggcaggtggggggagTAGAACCTGCGGGGCTGGGGTACGGAGCGCAGTCTCTGGTACTGCAGCTTGGCGCTGGCAGTGGCCATAGCGGAAGACTGAGCGGCACCCGACGCAGTCGAAACGGTGGGGGGCGTGCAAACGGAGGAGGGGGGCGCAGGAAgtgcggggagggagggaaggacagCCTGCGGCTGGGAGGGCTGGGAGGCTTGTTTGCCCAACTGGGCCTTCTGGGTGTTGAGGTTGGTCTGGCTGCCGAATTTGGCCGGGTCCTGGTCAGGTTTGGGGCCCGAGGGCTTGGGCCGAGAGCTGCCGCTAAAGCTGTGACAGTGGGGCAGTCCTTCTTGGGCGCGCAAGGGGTTCCCCGCCCTCTTCGGGCGTGCGTGTGTCGGGCTGTGGGGGTACTGGCAGGAACACTGCATGTCGCTCCTCTGCCTGTCCCCCATCCtctgttttcccttccctccacttttccatttttcatcatCTATGTGGAGCTTGTCCACAGACCAATACCTCCTGGGGACTGTGGGTGGGGAAGGCCAATGCTGGGTCGCCCCCAGGCCCCCTGATCCCCATCCAGTCCCAGCATCCAATCCCCACCCGCCTCCACCCgatccccacccctccccacgcCCGAGAAAGGATTCGTCCCGACTGTTGACGCTGCTCCCCTTCTCCCTGGTGGGATAGGTGCCAAAAaaccagccccctccccctatGCCCCCGCTGTCTCGACCTTCCCAGTACCTCTCAAACCTACCAAATTCCCCTGACGACCCATCGTCTGAGTAACTCTCTATCGCTCTACCCCTGTCCCTTTCCGACTCTGACACAGCCCCTCGGCCTGCGCTTCTCCGTCTGGCTtcatccctcctccctctctcattctccacCTCTATCTCCTCATCACCTCCCCTGTCAGCCTCCGAGTCTGACTCGTGGAAAGAAAAGCCCTCTCTGGATTGGGTCAGGCCTCTCTCATGCCACAATAAGGGTCgcttctcccctctcctccccgaTTCCCCTTCTCTTCGCCCCGCTCGGTCCCTCCAGGGCTTTGAGCCGGAGGACGTGCCGGCACCGAGGCTTGGGTTCCCACTCTTGCTTCTCCCTCCCCAAAATTTGGCAGAAGCTGGAAGCTTGTTTGAGTTGGGATACCTTTTGCTAAATGGTCGATATTTGGACTGGCTCTGAGGGCTGGAATGCCTATCCTTATTGTGGTGAGCTCCAGTCTGCTTTTCCTCCCTTATGCCCCCTcccatttctccctctcccctccctccatccctacTACCATCCCACACAGAGTCCCTGTTCCCTCTCGCCCTCTTTTCCCCAAAAGTCTCAGGGTACCGTCCAGAGAAGGAGGTATAGTCCTGTAAGATCACAAGATCCCGACCATCATCCCCTTCAGGTTCTTTCTCCACCTCAACATCTCTGGGCTTCCTCCCTTTCACCTTTATCGATCTCCTCTTCTTTTTAGCCTTGCgtcgctttctctccctctccctctcacgttcctctctcttcttcctcttccggctcttcttctttttctccttttctttctccttctgaCGCTTCTTCTCGCCTCTTCTCTCCCGTCTGTCTCCCCCAGCACcgccccccactctctctctctccccccactcaGCCCACCACTCCTGCAGCTGGGCcagctggctccgccccctctctctcctgtgctctctctctcccttctgtgGGCGAGGCTTGCGAGGAGGGATGGGTGGTGGCACAGGGCCGTGGGAGTGATGAGGAATGTGCAACCTctcccggtcccggtcccggtccctGTCCCGGCCCAAAAGCAGGCTAGACTCTTCTGTCAGGTCTTCCAAATCTTCTTcgtcctctccctccatcctgtcctctctgtccctggagctcggggaggaggtggaggaggtagaggaggatgtggagaaagaaggggaggtggagcgggaggaggaggaggaggagctggaggaagcggaggagctggaggtggagttgtaagggagggagagtgatggagagggaggggtgtgagtgtgggatAGGGGAAGGGGCTCGGGCAGAggcagggggggcggaggacggCCCTTCCTGCTGCCTCCAGGCCTTAATCCCGGCCTCCTTCCCCCTCGTCTCCCCAGAGGAAGGATATTTTCATACAAAGGACCGCTTGAATCTTTTGATTTTTTGGGGCGGCATTTTCTCCATAAAGATGAaggcagaggaggggaggggttggggtaTGGAGGCTGAGGAGGAAGGGGGCCAGGGCCCTGACTTTTGCTGGGCAGCCACGGGTTACCCACAGATTTAGCCCCCTTCCCCTGACCAGCCACACCTTTCATCTTCCCCACCCCAAGGTCAGTGCTCTTCTCCTGGTAGAAACCTATGCCAGGAGGTGGGGGCTGTGGCTGGACCCTTTGTCCAGATTTAGGTGTTTGGGAACCACCTATCTGTGGGTCTATACAATCCCCCAGGCCCTCTGGATCAATGGGACCATAGTAACGCTTGTATTCATCCATACTCCCTCCACCAACACCACCCCTAACACCACCGCCAACCCAGCTTGGGGTCACCCTCTGCTGGAACATTTCAGGGGCCCCAACCTCAACGTCGATGGGCTTGGAGGGAGCGGGTTTCGGGAGCCTCCAGCGGTCAACCACAGCCAGCCTCCGATCAGGGCGGGAGAGGAAGTTGGAGCAGGGAAGAGGGGTGGCCAACATGGGGCTGTTAGATGGCCCGAGGGCCATGCCAGAATGAGCAGCCGTGGGGGGCGTCCCTGGCAACGGGGTGCGGTATGCTTTCTGTTGCTGTgcctgttgctgctgttgctgctgttgttgatgctgttgctgctgcggctgctgctgctgctgctgatgctgctggaCCATGG from Anguilla anguilla isolate fAngAng1 chromosome 8, fAngAng1.pri, whole genome shotgun sequence includes these protein-coding regions:
- the LOC118234647 gene encoding glutamate receptor ionotropic, NMDA 2D-like, whose amino-acid sequence is MALKPTLSLLLAMLAWTGSVGSSPALLHRPRERDRDLGSAVHYNIAVIYSGSSLHPEGVAGAAGATGGSSRAGGGRVPYPGVDLGRIPSSHGDSVVTQWGMANVIWLAINESSPRSLLLQLCQLLATRPLQGLVYEEEKPPRAPKGPLAPLLEFVSAQTGLPIVAVGGGAGLGREPQESGSIYLQFSCSTALQLEVIFEVLEEYDWTAFSVVSTRHHGYQDFLAMVEGLTDSSFIGWEKKSMVMLNMTDDPGGARTRRLLKENEAQVRLLYCSQEEAELIFKAAWAADQAGPSHMWFAVGPALANLGVEGLPKVLFSVRPQGWRDEPRKRIVKGVSVLTYGAMALRKEYGASRGHYFANNCQTDSNQTRRVPDRIRYFSNITLAGRDYSFNSDGYLANPSLDVISHVPGRGWEEVGWWENRVLKLRYPAWSRYGSFLQPPDDAQHLRVVTLEERPFVIVEPADSATGSCIRDSVPCRLPLNTSVVSEGVVPMKQCCKGFCIDVLKRLAKIVGFTYDLYLVTNGKHGKNIDGEWNGMVGEVVYKRADMAIGSLTINEERSEVVDFSVPFVETGISVMVSRSNGTVSPSAFLEPYSPAVWVMMFVMCLTVVAVTVFIFEFFSPVGYNRSLKSGKKVGGSKFTIGKSIWLLWALVFNNSVPVENPRGTTSKIMVLVWAFFAVIFLASYTANLAAFMIQEEYIDTVSGLSDKKFQQPTEQYPPLKFGTVPNGSTEENIRSNYPAMHQYMVKYNQKGVEEAIANLKTGKLDAFIYDAAVVNYMARKDEGCKVMTIGSGKVFATTGYGIALHKNSRWKRPLDLALLQLVGDDEVDMLERLWLSGICHNDKIEVMSSKLDIDNMAGVFYMLLVAMGLSLLVFAWEHLVYWRLRHCLGHSGRLDFLLALSRGMYSCCSIEDETVTEGNKTTLPTYPHSSMVSSPPHVIAAAIQIPAIAMVQQHQQQQQQPQQQQHQQQQQQQQQAQQQKAYRTPLPGTPPTAAHSGMALGPSNSPMLATPLPCSNFLSRPDRRLAVVDRWRLPKPAPSKPIDVEVGAPEMFQQRVTPSWVGGGVRGGVGGGSMDEYKRYYGPIDPEGLGDCIDPQIGGSQTPKSGQRVQPQPPPPGIGFYQEKSTDLGVGKMKGVAGQGKGAKSVGNPWLPSKSQGPGPLPPQPPYPNPSPPLPSSLWRKCRPKKSKDSSGPLYENILPLGRRGGRRPGLRPGGSRKGRPPPPLPLPEPLPLSHTHTPPSPSLSLPYNSTSSSSASSSSSSSSSRSTSPSFSTSSSTSSTSSPSSRDREDRMEGEDEEDLEDLTEESSLLLGRDRDRDRDRERLHIPHHSHGPVPPPIPPRKPRPQKGEREHRRERGRSQLAQLQEWWAEWGERERVGGGAGGDRRERRGEKKRQKEKEKEKKKKSRKRKKREERERERERKRRKAKKKRRSIKVKGRKPRDVEVEKEPEGDDGRDLVILQDYTSFSGRYPETFGEKRARGNRDSVWDGSRDGGRGEGEMGGGIREEKQTGAHHNKDRHSSPQSQSKYRPFSKRYPNSNKLPASAKFWGGRSKSGNPSLGAGTSSGSKPWRDRAGRREGESGRRGEKRPLLWHERGLTQSREGFSFHESDSEADRGGDEEIEVENERGRRDEARRRSAGRGAVSESERDRGRAIESYSDDGSSGEFGRFERYWEGRDSGGIGGGGWFFGTYPTREKGSSVNSRDESFLGRGEGWGSGGGGWGLDAGTGWGSGGLGATQHWPSPPTVPRRYWSVDKLHIDDEKWKSGGKGKQRMGDRQRSDMQCSCQYPHSPTHARPKRAGNPLRAQEGLPHCHSFSGSSRPKPSGPKPDQDPAKFGSQTNLNTQKAQLGKQASQPSQPQAVLPSLPALPAPPSSVCTPPTVSTASGAAQSSAMATASAKLQYQRLRSVPQPRRFYSPHLPLKSKSLCSRRGSAYFSSLESEV